In a genomic window of Apteryx mantelli isolate bAptMan1 chromosome 2, bAptMan1.hap1, whole genome shotgun sequence:
- the UBE2W gene encoding ubiquitin-conjugating enzyme E2 W isoform X3 yields the protein MASMQKRLQKELLALQNDPPPGMTLNEKSVQNSITQWIVDMEGAPGTLYEGEKFQLLFKFSSRYPFDSPQVMFTGDNIPVHPHVYSNGHICLSILTEDWSPALSVQSVCLSIISMLSSCKEKRRPPDNSFYVRTCNKNPKKTKWWYHDDTC from the exons AAAAGATTACAAAAAGAACTCTTGGCATTGCAAAATGATCCACCTCCAGGAATGACTCTAAATGAAAAGAGTGTACAAAATTCAATCACACA GTGGATTGTAGACATGGAAGGTGCTCCAGGAACACTATATGAAGGGGAGAAATTTCAGCTTCTATTTAAGTTCAGTAGTCGGTATCCTTTTGATTCGCCTCAG GTCATGTTTACTGGTGACAATATTCCTGTTCATCCTCACGTTTATAGCAATGGTCATATCTGTTTATCCATTCTAACAGAAGACTGGTCTCCAGCTCTCTCAGTGCAATCTGTTTGTCTTAGCATTATTAGCATGCTTTCCAGCTGCAAAGAAAAG AGGCGACCTCCAGATAATTCATTTTATGTAAGAACATGTAACAAGaatccaaagaaaacaaaatggtgGTATCATG atgACACATGTTGA
- the UBE2W gene encoding ubiquitin-conjugating enzyme E2 W isoform X2 — translation MEKRLQKELLALQNDPPPGMTLNEKSVQNSITQWIVDMEGAPGTLYEGEKFQLLFKFSSRYPFDSPQVMFTGDNIPVHPHVYSNGHICLSILTEDWSPALSVQSVCLSIISMLSSCKEKVFFLLQRRPPDNSFYVRTCNKNPKKTKWWYHDDTC, via the exons AAAAGATTACAAAAAGAACTCTTGGCATTGCAAAATGATCCACCTCCAGGAATGACTCTAAATGAAAAGAGTGTACAAAATTCAATCACACA GTGGATTGTAGACATGGAAGGTGCTCCAGGAACACTATATGAAGGGGAGAAATTTCAGCTTCTATTTAAGTTCAGTAGTCGGTATCCTTTTGATTCGCCTCAG GTCATGTTTACTGGTGACAATATTCCTGTTCATCCTCACGTTTATAGCAATGGTCATATCTGTTTATCCATTCTAACAGAAGACTGGTCTCCAGCTCTCTCAGTGCAATCTGTTTGTCTTAGCATTATTAGCATGCTTTCCAGCTGCAAAGAAAAG GTGTTTTTTCTGTTGCAGAGGCGACCTCCAGATAATTCATTTTATGTAAGAACATGTAACAAGaatccaaagaaaacaaaatggtgGTATCATG atgACACATGTTGA
- the UBE2W gene encoding ubiquitin-conjugating enzyme E2 W isoform X1: MASMQKRLQKELLALQNDPPPGMTLNEKSVQNSITQWIVDMEGAPGTLYEGEKFQLLFKFSSRYPFDSPQVMFTGDNIPVHPHVYSNGHICLSILTEDWSPALSVQSVCLSIISMLSSCKEKVFFLLQRRPPDNSFYVRTCNKNPKKTKWWYHDDTC, translated from the exons AAAAGATTACAAAAAGAACTCTTGGCATTGCAAAATGATCCACCTCCAGGAATGACTCTAAATGAAAAGAGTGTACAAAATTCAATCACACA GTGGATTGTAGACATGGAAGGTGCTCCAGGAACACTATATGAAGGGGAGAAATTTCAGCTTCTATTTAAGTTCAGTAGTCGGTATCCTTTTGATTCGCCTCAG GTCATGTTTACTGGTGACAATATTCCTGTTCATCCTCACGTTTATAGCAATGGTCATATCTGTTTATCCATTCTAACAGAAGACTGGTCTCCAGCTCTCTCAGTGCAATCTGTTTGTCTTAGCATTATTAGCATGCTTTCCAGCTGCAAAGAAAAG GTGTTTTTTCTGTTGCAGAGGCGACCTCCAGATAATTCATTTTATGTAAGAACATGTAACAAGaatccaaagaaaacaaaatggtgGTATCATG atgACACATGTTGA